One region of Syntrophorhabdus sp. genomic DNA includes:
- a CDS encoding pentapeptide repeat-containing protein: MNITKEELKEVLLRHKQWLSVDEGGECADLSGINLSEANLAGANLAGADLSRANLTRADLSGANLFDARLTGTDLSGANLSRANLSRAYMARADLARADLSEADLSDVNLVRANVSEANLIRATLAGINLSNTDLSNTDLSGAVLTDAILARADLTDAILTRADLSRAYLARADLFEADLTGADLSEANLTGANLCEANLTGADLSRAKLDNAEFAGATWSDGTTK; encoded by the coding sequence ATGAATATCACAAAAGAAGAACTGAAAGAGGTCCTGCTGAGACACAAACAATGGCTGTCGGTAGACGAGGGTGGGGAATGTGCCGACCTCTCCGGCATAAACCTCTCTGAGGCGAACCTTGCCGGGGCGAACCTTGCCGGGGCGGATCTGTCCCGTGCCAACCTCACTCGCGCGGACCTGTCCGGGGCGAATCTCTTTGACGCCCGCTTGACCGGGACCGACCTTTCGGGCGCCAACCTCTCCCGAGCCAACCTCTCCCGAGCATACATGGCCCGCGCGGACCTTGCCCGGGCGGATCTGTCCGAGGCGGATCTGTCCGATGTCAATCTCGTCCGCGCCAATGTCTCCGAAGCCAATCTGATTCGCGCTACCCTCGCCGGCATCAATCTGTCCAATACAGACCTGTCCAATACAGACCTGTCCGGCGCTGTCCTCACCGACGCCATCCTCGCACGCGCGGACCTTACGGATGCCATCCTCACCCGCGCGGACCTCTCCCGTGCTTATCTGGCCCGCGCGGACCTCTTCGAGGCCGACCTCACCGGTGCGGACCTTAGTGAGGCGAATCTCACCGGTGCGAATCTCTGCGAGGCGAATCTCACCGGTGCGGACCTATCTCGTGCCAAACTGGATAATGCCGAGTTCGCGGGCGCAACATGGAGTGACGGAACAACAAAATAG
- a CDS encoding sigma 54-interacting transcriptional regulator has translation MGASVDVTERRQMEAELRANLEEIGRLKLQLEKENLYLREEIKAGLGFEKIVGKSDALNYVLFKVRQVAPTDATVLILGETGTGKGMVAHAIHEMSARRERPMITVNCAALPANLIESELFGREKGAFTGAHARQVGRFELAHGGTLFLDEIGEMPLELQTKLLRVLQDGKFERLGSPQTIEVDVRVIAATSRDLKDDVANRRFREDLFYRLNVFPISIPPLRMRRDDIPLLVRHFVDKHARKIGRRFETIPKNTMKALQNQSWPGNVRELEHAIERAVITSPGPLLQLADGLETQVFQEREDSLKGLDAIEREHILKVLGESGWKIDGRGGAASLLGLHPSTLRFRLKKLGIKRP, from the coding sequence ATGGGTGCGTCCGTTGACGTGACGGAGCGCAGGCAGATGGAGGCGGAGCTCCGGGCGAACCTGGAAGAGATCGGGCGGCTGAAGCTCCAGTTGGAGAAAGAAAACCTCTATCTCCGGGAAGAAATAAAGGCGGGTCTCGGTTTCGAGAAGATCGTCGGGAAAAGCGACGCGCTCAATTACGTTCTTTTCAAGGTCAGGCAGGTAGCCCCGACGGACGCGACGGTGCTCATTCTGGGCGAGACGGGCACCGGCAAGGGAATGGTGGCCCATGCCATCCACGAAATGAGCGCCCGCAGGGAACGCCCGATGATCACCGTGAACTGCGCCGCCCTTCCGGCAAATCTCATCGAGAGCGAACTCTTCGGCCGCGAAAAAGGGGCCTTTACCGGGGCCCATGCAAGACAGGTCGGCCGTTTCGAACTCGCGCACGGCGGGACGCTCTTCCTGGACGAGATCGGTGAGATGCCCCTGGAGCTGCAGACGAAGCTCCTCAGGGTCCTGCAGGACGGGAAGTTCGAAAGGCTCGGCAGCCCTCAAACCATTGAGGTCGATGTCAGGGTGATCGCCGCGACGAGCCGCGACCTCAAGGATGATGTCGCGAACAGGCGATTCCGTGAGGACCTTTTCTACCGGCTCAATGTCTTTCCCATCTCCATCCCGCCCCTGAGGATGCGGCGGGACGACATCCCCCTGCTTGTCCGGCACTTCGTGGACAAGCATGCCCGGAAGATCGGCAGAAGGTTCGAGACGATCCCGAAGAATACCATGAAGGCCCTGCAAAACCAGTCCTGGCCGGGGAACGTGAGGGAACTGGAACACGCGATCGAGAGGGCCGTCATCACGAGTCCCGGTCCGCTATTGCAGCTTGCGGACGGGCTCGAAACACAGGTTTTCCAGGAGAGAGAGGATTCCCTTAAGGGGCTCGACGCGATAGAGCGGGAGCACATCCTCAAGGTACTCGGCGAATCCGGCTGGAAGATAGACGGCCGGGGCGGTGCCGCCTCCCTTCTCGGGCTTCACCCGAGTACGCTGCGGTTTCGCTTGAAAAAACTGGGGATCAAGCGTCCGTAA
- a CDS encoding arylsulfatase — protein sequence MKQKECVRQIAKARGSGPLVAVSSVVALGTLFGGIASSQEVLPAPPQQFKGQIGLTTKDSKSDFPVPVHAPKGAPNIVLIILDDVGFGASSTFGGPCDTPTLDRLAKNGLRYTQFHTTALSSPTRASLLTGRNHHSVHTGTIMETATGFPGYDSLMGRDTATIAEVLKQKGWNTSWFGKNHNVPDWQTSQAGPFDVWPTGLGFEHFYGFIGAETDQWRPAAFEGTRPIEPYLANPDYNFDYDMADQAIKWVRNQKAVAPDRPFFLYYAPGATHSPHHPRKEWIAKYKGKFDQGWDRVREETLARQKKLGIVPADTQLTKRHAELPAWNSLSADERQLFTYMMEVYAGFLSQTDHNVGRVLNAIERMGQLDNTLVIYICGDNGASVEGNIGGSFNEIASLNGIPENLKQMLERKDDLGTWKTHNHYPVAWAHAMNAPFQYAKQYASHYGGTANGMVISWPERIKDKGGIRSQWHHIIDIVPTILEATRIEQPSAVNGVAQKPIEGVSMLYSFNNAKAPSTRLTQYFEMFGMRGIYHDGWVACTTPVTPLGDSRDPKQDVINGYNWELYNVAKDFSEAVNVAGEYPEKLHDLQLLFYAEAAKYNVLPLDNARLPRMDVSIRPSLTRGRTEFTYSGTITRIPEGAAPDLKNKSFRITADVVLQKGNEEGIIVTHGGISAGYALMFESGKPVFHYNFANIEHYNIGGREALKPGRHNVVFDFLHDGGGVGKGGTGTLSVDGKEVARGRIEKTVPFRLSLDETFDVGEDTGTPVSLSYDVPFRFTGTIEKVVVRPGESRLSAGDRKKVRAKEAKIKAD from the coding sequence ATGAAACAGAAGGAATGTGTACGGCAGATAGCAAAAGCGCGGGGCAGCGGTCCCCTGGTGGCAGTCAGTTCCGTGGTGGCGCTGGGGACATTGTTCGGCGGCATCGCGTCATCACAGGAAGTTCTGCCAGCGCCGCCTCAGCAGTTCAAGGGGCAGATAGGACTCACCACGAAAGATTCGAAGTCCGATTTTCCAGTACCGGTCCATGCACCAAAGGGGGCGCCAAACATCGTTCTCATTATCCTTGACGACGTGGGCTTCGGGGCATCCAGCACCTTCGGAGGGCCATGCGACACGCCTACCCTTGACCGATTGGCGAAAAACGGCCTGCGCTACACACAGTTCCATACCACGGCACTCTCGTCGCCCACGCGCGCATCGCTGCTCACCGGCCGCAACCATCACTCGGTCCACACCGGGACCATCATGGAGACGGCGACGGGATTCCCCGGCTACGACAGCCTGATGGGCAGGGACACCGCGACGATCGCCGAGGTCCTCAAGCAGAAAGGCTGGAACACCTCCTGGTTCGGGAAGAACCACAATGTGCCTGATTGGCAGACCAGTCAGGCCGGACCATTCGATGTCTGGCCCACGGGGCTCGGGTTCGAGCACTTTTACGGGTTCATAGGCGCCGAAACGGATCAGTGGAGACCGGCAGCCTTTGAAGGGACGAGGCCCATCGAGCCGTACCTCGCAAACCCGGACTATAACTTCGATTATGACATGGCGGACCAGGCCATAAAGTGGGTACGCAACCAGAAGGCCGTTGCACCTGACAGGCCGTTCTTTCTCTACTATGCCCCCGGGGCCACCCACTCACCGCACCACCCGAGAAAGGAATGGATAGCGAAATACAAGGGCAAGTTCGACCAGGGCTGGGACAGGGTACGGGAGGAGACCCTGGCACGGCAGAAGAAGCTGGGCATCGTCCCTGCCGACACCCAGCTCACGAAACGCCACGCCGAATTGCCGGCCTGGAATTCCCTGAGCGCCGACGAGAGGCAGCTTTTTACCTACATGATGGAAGTGTACGCAGGCTTTCTCTCGCAGACAGACCACAACGTCGGCCGTGTCCTTAACGCCATTGAGCGGATGGGGCAGCTCGATAACACGCTGGTCATCTACATTTGCGGCGACAACGGCGCCAGTGTTGAGGGCAATATCGGGGGCTCATTCAACGAGATAGCCTCCCTGAACGGGATCCCTGAGAACTTGAAACAGATGCTGGAGCGCAAGGACGACCTGGGCACGTGGAAGACGCACAATCACTACCCGGTGGCCTGGGCTCATGCGATGAACGCACCCTTTCAGTACGCGAAGCAATACGCCTCGCACTACGGCGGCACCGCCAACGGCATGGTCATCTCCTGGCCTGAGCGCATCAAGGACAAGGGCGGCATCCGGTCTCAATGGCACCACATCATCGACATCGTGCCGACGATACTGGAGGCAACCCGTATCGAGCAGCCTTCCGCGGTCAACGGAGTGGCGCAGAAACCCATCGAAGGCGTAAGCATGCTTTACTCCTTCAACAATGCCAAAGCGCCTTCCACGCGCCTGACCCAGTACTTCGAGATGTTCGGCATGCGCGGCATCTACCACGACGGCTGGGTGGCCTGCACCACCCCGGTAACACCCCTCGGTGATTCACGTGACCCGAAGCAGGACGTCATCAACGGTTATAACTGGGAGCTCTACAACGTGGCGAAGGATTTCAGCGAGGCGGTCAACGTTGCCGGCGAGTATCCCGAAAAACTTCACGACCTTCAGTTGCTGTTCTACGCGGAGGCCGCAAAATACAACGTCCTGCCGCTGGATAACGCCAGGTTGCCGCGGATGGACGTGTCCATCCGCCCGAGCCTCACGCGCGGACGTACGGAGTTCACGTATTCGGGAACGATCACGCGCATCCCGGAAGGGGCGGCGCCGGATCTGAAGAACAAGTCATTCCGCATCACCGCCGACGTCGTCCTCCAAAAGGGCAACGAAGAGGGGATCATCGTCACTCATGGGGGGATCAGCGCGGGGTACGCGTTGATGTTCGAGTCCGGCAAGCCGGTCTTTCACTACAACTTCGCCAACATCGAGCATTACAACATTGGCGGCAGGGAAGCCCTGAAACCGGGCAGGCACAACGTTGTCTTCGACTTCCTGCATGACGGCGGAGGCGTCGGCAAGGGCGGCACCGGAACGCTCAGCGTGGACGGCAAAGAGGTCGCCCGGGGGCGGATCGAAAAGACCGTTCCCTTCCGCCTGTCCCTGGACGAGACCTTCGACGTGGGCGAAGACACGGGCACGCCTGTCAGCCTCTCCTATGACGTGCCGTTCAGGTTCACGGGCACCATTGAGAAAGTGGTCGTGAGACCTGGTGAATCCAGGCTCTCCGCCGGCGACAGGAAGAAAGTGCGGGCAAAAGAGGCAAAGATAAAAGCTGATTGA
- a CDS encoding anaerobic sulfatase maturase, with translation MSTYKAKTEASHVSPEAGIHVVAKPTGPLCNLNCEYCFYLEKQALFGAGEKYRMSDEVLSRFITSYITSQPTPLVEFVWQGGEPTLTGVDFFKRVIELQRPFVGTKTITHSLQTNGTLLTDEWCAFLKEHDFMVGISLDGPREIHDRYRRDHEGNGTFDRAMRGLRLLQKHRVDYNIMACVAGETAKHPLDVYRFFRNEGVEFIQFTPIVERMPGEDSKQLGLRLAGPASLDKEEGETGVTPWTLVPGEYGDFLISIYEEWVRNDVGRVFVMNFEWALNAWIGNPSPVCVHADRCGRSLVVEHNGDVYACDHSVYPEYKLGNIKTDTLAEMAARSLQSGFGTRKETALPRWCRECEVLAACRGACPKHRFATTFYGEPGLHYLCEGYRKFFLHIRKYCHAMTQLLENGLPASRIMDAFKGPLVIKRQTAKG, from the coding sequence ATGAGCACGTACAAGGCAAAGACTGAAGCGTCCCATGTGAGCCCTGAGGCGGGCATCCACGTGGTGGCAAAGCCCACAGGGCCGCTGTGCAACCTTAACTGCGAGTATTGCTTCTACCTTGAGAAGCAGGCGCTGTTCGGGGCAGGCGAGAAATACCGGATGTCCGATGAGGTCCTGTCCCGCTTCATCACGAGCTACATCACCTCGCAGCCAACCCCTCTCGTCGAATTCGTCTGGCAGGGCGGAGAGCCGACCCTTACGGGGGTCGACTTCTTCAAACGTGTCATTGAGCTTCAGAGGCCTTTCGTCGGGACGAAGACCATAACCCATTCACTTCAGACCAACGGGACGCTCCTCACTGACGAATGGTGCGCCTTCCTGAAAGAACACGATTTCATGGTGGGCATCAGCCTCGACGGCCCGAGAGAGATCCATGACCGGTATCGTCGCGACCATGAGGGGAACGGAACGTTCGACAGGGCAATGCGGGGATTGAGATTACTGCAAAAACACCGGGTCGACTACAACATAATGGCCTGCGTTGCCGGGGAGACAGCGAAGCATCCCCTCGATGTCTACCGGTTCTTCAGGAATGAAGGCGTCGAGTTCATCCAGTTCACGCCGATCGTCGAGCGGATGCCTGGCGAGGACAGCAAACAGCTTGGTCTGCGCCTCGCAGGGCCAGCATCGCTTGACAAAGAAGAAGGCGAGACCGGGGTCACCCCCTGGACGCTTGTCCCCGGGGAATACGGCGACTTTCTCATCTCCATTTACGAGGAATGGGTCCGCAATGATGTGGGCAGGGTTTTTGTCATGAACTTCGAGTGGGCGCTGAACGCCTGGATCGGGAACCCTTCACCCGTCTGCGTCCACGCCGACCGGTGCGGCCGATCGCTCGTCGTGGAGCACAACGGCGATGTCTACGCCTGCGATCATTCCGTCTATCCCGAGTACAAACTCGGTAACATCAAGACCGACACGCTGGCGGAAATGGCGGCCCGATCGCTCCAGTCGGGATTCGGGACCAGGAAAGAGACGGCCCTGCCCCGCTGGTGCAGGGAATGTGAGGTCCTCGCGGCATGCAGGGGCGCCTGCCCCAAGCACCGCTTCGCGACCACCTTCTACGGTGAACCGGGGCTTCACTATCTCTGCGAAGGGTACAGGAAGTTCTTCCTTCACATCAGGAAATACTGCCACGCCATGACCCAACTCCTGGAAAACGGCCTCCCCGCCTCACGCATCATGGACGCCTTCAAGGGCCCTCTCGTGATCAAACGACAAACTGCGAAGGGATAG
- a CDS encoding acyloxyacyl hydrolase — protein MKLVRLILCIMFALAVTGGPLLADDISAAYEPTRYGLAVTCANTFNPNSETSFLALTGIALFDYDRVWPHAAPEQLRFKIELSPGITTRPNTRAIISGGMFALYYLDTLTTATVRPYVEGGIGVIYTDFKVEDQGSTLNFNPQLGIGAEFLSGPFKDYFIAARLHHVSNAGLNRHNQGIDSVTLSLGLYF, from the coding sequence ATGAAGTTGGTCAGGCTGATCCTCTGTATAATGTTTGCTTTGGCCGTAACCGGTGGGCCTCTTCTTGCCGACGACATTTCGGCGGCTTATGAGCCCACCCGTTACGGCCTTGCCGTCACCTGTGCGAATACCTTCAATCCCAACTCCGAAACCTCATTCCTTGCCCTCACCGGTATCGCCCTTTTCGACTACGACAGGGTTTGGCCCCACGCAGCACCCGAGCAGCTCCGGTTCAAAATAGAGTTGAGCCCGGGCATCACCACACGGCCCAACACGCGGGCGATCATTTCCGGCGGCATGTTTGCGCTCTATTACCTCGATACGCTGACGACCGCAACTGTAAGGCCTTACGTCGAAGGCGGCATAGGCGTCATTTACACGGATTTCAAGGTTGAAGACCAGGGATCAACACTGAATTTCAATCCTCAACTCGGGATAGGAGCTGAATTCTTATCGGGCCCGTTCAAGGACTATTTCATCGCCGCCCGATTACACCACGTCTCGAACGCTGGTCTCAACAGACACAATCAAGGAATCGATTCAGTCACTTTATCTCTGGGGCTCTATTTCTGA
- a CDS encoding beta-ketoacyl synthase translates to MKPVIRGVGAIGGFGCGIDALAAAATRGECLPGIVSVKTETGHVDMPAFLADTSTLEDFTGKKALRRIGRYSRMALLGSFLALRDAGITDPAKERMGVIIATGYGASRTTFTFLDSFIKGGDSLSSPTHFSSSVHNAAVAHVSMLLGITGPGLTVSQFGMSVPSALLTARCWLQEEMVDSVLFGAVDEYCDVLGYCRYRFFGDTAGVSGMNPLDLDVQSAIPGEGAAFFVLSRGDRVPGYALIEDIHFDKTRDAARAAGRETILFLAADGHRECAASYGRFLSGPSPIACYTPLYGSLPTGQAFDMAIAALAMKRRRYFASPGHHVKGPGAKIIGNEHVPGGERIACVKSDGSGWSGFVTIGSSDGEHDGVFRNT, encoded by the coding sequence ATGAAACCCGTTATCCGCGGGGTCGGTGCAATCGGCGGTTTCGGGTGCGGCATCGATGCCCTGGCGGCGGCGGCGACAAGGGGAGAGTGCCTGCCCGGGATCGTTTCCGTCAAGACGGAGACGGGGCACGTTGATATGCCCGCTTTTCTGGCAGATACATCGACTCTCGAGGATTTTACCGGCAAAAAGGCCCTCAGGCGAATCGGTCGTTATTCCAGGATGGCCCTCCTGGGGTCATTCCTGGCACTTCGGGACGCCGGCATAACCGATCCCGCAAAGGAAAGGATGGGCGTCATTATTGCCACCGGTTACGGCGCAAGCCGTACCACCTTTACCTTTCTCGATTCCTTCATTAAGGGAGGCGACAGTCTTTCTTCACCTACCCACTTCTCAAGCTCCGTTCACAACGCGGCCGTCGCGCACGTTTCCATGCTTCTCGGCATAACGGGGCCGGGGCTTACCGTCAGCCAGTTCGGGATGTCTGTTCCGTCGGCGCTTCTTACGGCGCGGTGCTGGCTCCAGGAGGAGATGGTTGACTCCGTTCTTTTCGGCGCCGTGGATGAATACTGCGATGTCCTGGGGTACTGCCGCTATCGCTTTTTCGGGGATACGGCGGGGGTCTCCGGGATGAACCCCCTTGATCTTGATGTTCAGAGCGCCATCCCGGGAGAGGGAGCAGCATTTTTTGTATTGTCCCGCGGGGATCGCGTCCCGGGTTATGCCCTCATAGAAGATATCCATTTCGACAAGACCAGGGATGCTGCACGTGCGGCGGGTAGGGAAACAATCCTTTTTCTCGCTGCCGATGGACACAGGGAGTGTGCAGCCTCTTACGGACGCTTCCTTTCGGGGCCTTCACCTATCGCCTGTTACACTCCGCTATATGGAAGCCTTCCCACGGGTCAAGCCTTTGATATGGCGATAGCCGCCCTCGCCATGAAAAGAAGAAGATATTTCGCTTCCCCGGGTCATCATGTCAAAGGACCCGGAGCAAAGATCATAGGCAATGAGCATGTCCCTGGGGGGGAGCGCATTGCATGTGTCAAGAGCGATGGTTCAGGCTGGTCTGGATTCGTCACAATCGGCAGCAGCGATGGGGAACACGATGGGGTGTTCAGAAATACCTGA
- a CDS encoding beta-ketoacyl-[acyl-carrier-protein] synthase family protein: MNGCPRVAITGIGCICAPGRNLPECTDTLFAGRTKPLPPRGFRHGHSISYPVFEVPEDWIAPGSGTAGTSRTNRLVLAASMEAMTNAELDREILRSPRVGVCVGTTVGSAMNDEVFYRRYSEGEKPDMAPITGFLNGNPAAAVARQFGLTGPCQTIVNACSSGTDAIGVGALWIRSGLCDVVLAGGADELCHVSYNGFVSLMITDSSFCRPFDLHRRGLNLGEGAAMLVLQAAPLRHGAARRPRAFVLGYGASCDAHHLTAPHPDGQGLRRAIGEALRTSGISSHDISFVNAHGTGTKDNDRVESIVLSDMLPEVPFLSTKGCTGHALGAAGAIEAAFTVACLEEGRIPQSIGFESPDPDLPASPVRCATTLKGTVALSESLAFGGHNAALVLSVEEGTS; encoded by the coding sequence ATGAACGGGTGCCCCCGTGTTGCCATAACGGGAATCGGCTGTATATGCGCTCCAGGCAGGAATCTTCCGGAATGCACGGATACTCTTTTCGCCGGAAGGACAAAGCCCTTGCCGCCCAGGGGTTTTCGCCATGGTCATTCCATATCCTATCCGGTTTTCGAGGTGCCTGAAGACTGGATAGCCCCCGGGTCGGGGACCGCCGGCACGTCGCGTACCAACAGGCTCGTTCTTGCCGCATCCATGGAGGCCATGACCAACGCGGAACTTGACAGGGAAATCCTGCGCTCCCCGCGCGTGGGTGTGTGTGTGGGGACAACGGTCGGCAGCGCCATGAACGACGAAGTCTTCTATCGCCGCTACAGCGAGGGCGAGAAGCCGGACATGGCGCCCATTACAGGTTTTCTTAACGGCAATCCCGCCGCGGCAGTCGCCAGGCAGTTCGGTCTTACCGGTCCCTGCCAGACAATCGTGAATGCCTGTTCTTCCGGCACGGATGCCATCGGGGTTGGGGCGCTGTGGATTCGGTCCGGTCTGTGTGACGTCGTTCTGGCTGGAGGAGCGGATGAACTCTGCCACGTGAGCTACAATGGTTTCGTGTCCCTTATGATCACCGACAGCTCCTTCTGCAGGCCTTTCGACCTCCATCGAAGGGGTCTCAATCTGGGGGAAGGCGCCGCAATGCTGGTCCTTCAAGCCGCACCCCTCAGGCACGGCGCCGCAAGACGCCCTCGTGCCTTTGTCCTTGGCTATGGTGCCTCCTGCGACGCGCATCATCTTACCGCCCCGCATCCCGATGGACAGGGATTGAGGCGGGCTATCGGGGAAGCCCTCCGCACGAGCGGCATTTCCTCCCACGATATCTCCTTTGTCAACGCCCACGGCACGGGTACGAAAGACAACGATCGTGTTGAGTCCATCGTGCTGAGCGACATGCTCCCCGAGGTCCCCTTTCTGTCCACAAAGGGATGTACGGGGCACGCTCTCGGTGCAGCGGGTGCCATCGAAGCGGCTTTCACCGTGGCATGCCTCGAGGAAGGCAGGATACCGCAAAGCATCGGTTTTGAGTCGCCGGACCCGGATCTGCCCGCATCTCCCGTGCGATGCGCTACAACGCTCAAAGGCACCGTTGCCCTGTCGGAATCCCTTGCCTTCGGCGGTCACAACGCCGCCCTGGTGCTGTCGGTGGAGGAGGGGACGTCATGA
- a CDS encoding acyl carrier protein, which produces MTFQERLKHLLVSELNLEEITPEEIDDDMPLFGEGLGLDSLDAVELVVILEKHFGIEIKSLEEGRVAFQSINTLAVFVEERTA; this is translated from the coding sequence ATGACATTTCAGGAGCGGCTGAAACACCTCCTCGTTAGTGAGTTGAACCTCGAAGAGATCACACCCGAGGAGATCGATGACGATATGCCACTTTTCGGGGAAGGGCTCGGTCTCGATTCCCTCGATGCCGTCGAGCTCGTCGTTATCCTCGAAAAACATTTTGGCATAGAGATAAAAAGTCTTGAAGAAGGCCGCGTTGCCTTTCAATCGATCAACACGCTGGCCGTGTTTGTTGAGGAGAGGACCGCATAA
- a CDS encoding lysophospholipid acyltransferase family protein — protein MLLAFVTLYYTLCRPSIRERTYPYLTKRFKGDSPYVMPFHCWRLYYNFGKALIDRAAIGIRGYGSLSHAFPAGQELLKVLGEGKGLVLLTSHVGCWQAVMPALKFLNAPINLLVEQDREDIDIHYLEHGGEGFPCTIIDPTDYMAAVIEMIQALKRSEVVCIMGDRMAGSPKGGVSVEFLGEKALFPLGPFKIAAAMGAPVAVFLTHRSGLSEYTIAIPETIRPEGTKEALAAGVQRYVRALEAYTAEHPYQFFNFYNMW, from the coding sequence GTGCTTCTTGCCTTTGTCACCCTCTACTACACCCTTTGCAGGCCTTCGATACGTGAAAGGACATACCCATACCTCACGAAAAGGTTCAAGGGAGATTCTCCTTACGTCATGCCCTTTCACTGCTGGCGCCTCTACTATAACTTCGGCAAGGCCCTCATCGACAGGGCCGCGATAGGCATCCGAGGTTACGGGTCCTTGTCCCATGCATTTCCTGCCGGCCAGGAGCTTCTCAAAGTCCTCGGAGAGGGGAAAGGACTTGTACTGCTTACCTCTCATGTCGGTTGCTGGCAGGCAGTCATGCCGGCACTCAAGTTCCTCAACGCCCCCATTAACCTCCTGGTAGAACAGGACAGGGAGGATATCGATATCCACTACCTCGAGCACGGAGGGGAAGGTTTCCCTTGCACCATCATCGACCCCACGGATTACATGGCGGCCGTTATCGAAATGATCCAGGCGCTCAAAAGATCCGAGGTGGTCTGCATCATGGGTGACAGGATGGCAGGCAGCCCGAAGGGGGGTGTCAGCGTGGAGTTCCTGGGGGAAAAGGCGCTCTTCCCCCTGGGTCCCTTCAAGATTGCCGCGGCTATGGGCGCACCTGTCGCTGTATTCCTCACTCACAGGTCCGGATTGTCCGAATACACCATAGCCATTCCCGAAACGATCCGTCCCGAAGGGACGAAAGAAGCCCTCGCCGCCGGCGTTCAGCGTTACGTCCGCGCCCTCGAGGCATATACCGCGGAACACCCTTACCAGTTCTTCAATTTTTACAATATGTGGTGA
- a CDS encoding DUF2062 domain-containing protein: MEKERPVRVLVVIPVYNNPDTLPGVVKESLAFHSNILVIDDGSLDRASDLLESPGIRIVRHERNRGKGAAILTAACVAQELGMTHVITIDADGQHSPDDIPRIISAINETPDAIIVGNRDFDKTVPFSSRFGRQFSNFWIRIQTGTSLNDTQSGFRAYPVALLRWLTLREKRFSFEVEVLVKALWAGIEVREIPVSVYYPAREERVSHFHALRDNLSLSILHARLTIRSFLPIPHRRFMPLKDDMGKITALHPVRSLRTLLIRHSSPEELAMSSGLGVLLSCLPLIACQTITILFAASFFRFNKFAALGAGQLCMPPIVPAVCIEVGYYIRHGRFLTEVSFQTLGYQGLERILEWFIGSLVVGPILGLVIGVAVYILANLLKHRKYETA; this comes from the coding sequence ATGGAAAAAGAAAGACCTGTCAGGGTCCTCGTTGTCATCCCCGTTTATAACAATCCCGACACTTTGCCCGGAGTCGTGAAGGAATCCCTTGCATTCCACAGCAACATTCTTGTCATTGACGATGGAAGCCTGGACAGGGCTTCGGATCTCCTCGAAAGCCCCGGCATCAGGATTGTCCGCCACGAAAGAAATCGGGGCAAAGGAGCGGCAATCCTCACGGCGGCCTGCGTTGCGCAGGAACTGGGGATGACCCATGTCATCACCATTGATGCCGACGGTCAGCATTCGCCTGACGACATCCCAAGAATCATCTCCGCCATCAATGAGACCCCCGACGCCATCATTGTGGGCAATAGGGACTTTGACAAGACGGTGCCTTTCTCTTCCCGTTTTGGCAGGCAGTTTTCCAATTTCTGGATCAGGATCCAGACGGGAACATCCCTGAATGATACGCAGAGCGGATTCAGGGCCTACCCCGTGGCCCTCCTCAGGTGGCTTACCCTCCGTGAGAAGAGGTTTTCCTTTGAGGTGGAGGTGCTCGTAAAGGCCCTATGGGCCGGCATCGAGGTCAGGGAAATACCCGTTTCCGTCTATTATCCGGCGCGGGAAGAGCGAGTCTCCCATTTCCATGCACTCCGGGACAACCTGAGCCTGAGCATCCTTCACGCCCGTCTCACCATCCGTTCCTTCCTGCCCATTCCGCACAGGAGATTCATGCCGTTAAAGGATGACATGGGAAAGATCACTGCCCTCCATCCCGTCCGGTCCCTGAGAACCCTTCTCATACGGCACTCTTCCCCGGAAGAACTCGCAATGTCGAGTGGTCTTGGTGTCTTGTTGAGTTGTCTTCCCCTCATCGCATGCCAGACCATTACGATCCTCTTTGCCGCAAGCTTCTTCAGGTTCAACAAGTTCGCAGCCCTCGGCGCCGGCCAGCTCTGCATGCCTCCCATCGTACCTGCCGTGTGCATCGAGGTGGGATACTATATCCGCCATGGCAGGTTCCTTACGGAAGTGTCGTTTCAGACGCTGGGGTATCAGGGATTGGAAAGGATCCTGGAATGGTTCATAGGGTCCCTTGTGGTCGGGCCCATACTGGGTCTTGTCATCGGCGTTGCCGTTTACATCCTTGCGAACCTTCTCAAACACCGGAAATATGAAACCGCCTGA